The Magnolia sinica isolate HGM2019 chromosome 9, MsV1, whole genome shotgun sequence sequence tagagagagagagagagagagagagagagtcccggTCTCCTACTCACAAGTTCGCTCGCACACCAAGATTTTCGTACTCTCACAGGAATCGCATGTCGTACAGCTAGGAAGTTATTGGATGGTGCTCTTTGGGTTGATCATactgtatgtgtttaatccatgcagtccatctaatTTTTTGGATCGTTTTCAATCATGAGCCCAGTGACAAAGTATATCCAAAATCTCAAAtagacctcaccacaggaaaacagaTGTGATTAAACACCCATCGTTAAATATCAAATAGACCTCACCACAGGATAGCCGTTGTGATTAAacacccatcgttaaaaacttcttaagcccactgtaatgtttacttgccatctaacctgttcgttAGATTACACATACTTGGGCAATGAAAAATCAAAAATATCTATTTCatctaaaacttgtggccctcAGATAAGTTTTTAACATTGGgcgtgattctcaccgttgaaacatttgtaggcccccctaacatttactttccatccaatctgttcatcaggtcacacagacttgtatgaagagagaaaacaaatatcatattaattcacgatttatgtgaccccaaaagggtttcaatggcaggcgttcgatcccccactgctttttactgtGTGGGCCACTTAgtttttagatctgtcttatttttcagctcaagtacTACCACTagctcaccaagtggacggaccattaggatataactcatacctcatgatgggacccatgaaacttggtgacgtcaacacaccagccacatcgTCGGTGCGGGTGgaacactagccaatccgcttccttagcACACGGACGAAGATTATCTGGGAAAGCCTTTCGCGGGAAGTTTTTGCGCTCGAAACTTAGGTgtagcctaccgtgatgtttttcagaaatccaccccgttcatccatcttatcattttagcacttgagaccaaaattgagtataatcaagactcaagtgggctgcactaaggGAAAATGTGTGTAGGGAAATACCTGCCGTTGAAATGTTCCTGGCATCGAAAGtgatgtctatatgccatctataccgtttataacgtcattcatattgggatgaaatgaaaaaacaaatattattcggattcaaagcttctatggccacatgaatatttcaacggttgacgttcaatactcacttttttggcccacctgagtattggatacggttcattttttatcttatgttttaaaatgagattaaaaaacgggtgaatggagtagatttctcaaaaacatcacctcTGACCCCAtctaagttcccagcgcaggaacttcttgctaaaggcttccgcaggaaatcccCATCCCTTCGCACTAACCCCTTCCccaacgcggattgcgtcctacacctGCCAGAACGATAATCCgtccgggtagggctctgtggggcccaccatgatgtaagcattttatccacgctgttcatcattttatttagatcattttaaggtaccacatagtgaggattgaacgtccgcctttaaaaacttcttgggagcaggagaagtttcagatcaagctgatatttgtgttttcacttcatccacgtctacatgaccttatgaataggttggatggtacaaaaagcatcacggtggcccttagaaaggtttcaacagtgtgtCATTATCACTTCAGCTTCCtttcatgtggtccactggagctcttGACATGCTCAACGTTTATGTGAGTTGGAATAAGAGTCATTGGATCACACCAACAGACAAGATTAAGAGCTCTTGACATGCTCAACATTTATGCGAGTTGGAATAAGAGTCATTGGATCACACTAACAGACAAGATTAagcctgctaaaggctttcgcaggaaatccacgcaATCCATCCattctaaattattattttagggcatgacctaaaaatgaggtagatccaaatctcaaatggaccacaccaggaaacattggtgatttaatgcccaccattaaaaacttcttgagggctacaagttttggatgaatttgatatttttgttttctcatcatccatgtatgacctaatgtacaatgggtgttcaatcaccgttgatttcctgtggtgtggtccatttgaaatttagatctaccttagTCTTGAGgtcatgctccaaaatgatatgaaaaaaaatagatgaacggcgttgaTAAAACAGATAGATCATAATCTGCCCACAAAGCATTGTACAATAGCTACATAACTGGGAACATGGAGCCGTTGCCGTGAGCACGAGGAGAGTGAATTATTGTTTTGTAGACTCTCTCATTCTCATGGCTACTGAATCCCAGCGTGAGTGTAATCTAACAGCTTATATATAAGCTTGCATTGAAGCTCCGTAGGGCCTTGTGTGCAGGAGACCGggactatatgtgtgtgtgtgtgtgtgagagaaatATACTCAAATGGTGAATGTATTAATCTATTATATGTACCTCCATAGATCCGGGCAGCAATGCAAGAATATTCACGTTTGATGGGATGCACAATTCAAATATATTCATCACTTCTTGAACGAAGTATGACCGAATCCGATTTGATATCTCTAGCATTTCTTCAGTCCAAGTCCTGGACGTGTTGACATAAAACGACTGTAGATTAGGAGCTCGGACACAAAAGCGCTTCACCCCCACCTCGGCCTCCAGAACCAGAACCATGGCAGTGAGATTTGGACCATTGATGTCTATGGTCATCTTAGTGTCCAGCCATGTAAATAAATACTTGAGATTTTGCACATGAATGGTGAGATCTTCTGTACCATAGCAATGGAATAAATACAACTTCTCCAAGTGAACACATCTCGAGATGGCATGGTGGATTGGATGGCCTAAAAAATTTATCTTCACAAGCGTCAAAACCTTTAGATATCTACAACCATCAAATGAGAATTTGGGCTCTAACAGGCAGTTGTTCAGTACCAAGAATCTCATGGAATTGCAGTTGAGAATGACAGAAGGCACCTTGTCTCGTCCATCGTTACTAAAAAACGCAAACCTCTCGATGCCACCACGTGTCAGAATCTCAGCCCACCGTTCATAGCTGAATACCAACCTTTCCATCACATCACGGGCTAATCGCTCATAGGTGAGGGTTACATACCTCGGCGGACAGCAATTA is a genomic window containing:
- the LOC131256373 gene encoding F-box/FBD/LRR-repeat protein At1g13570-like, with the protein product MDTTKREMMKERDILSSLPDDVLSSIISYLPPKEAVRTSILSRRWSRTWWGSITSLSIDVHTMNRQPTFSGSISAYASDWIENINKWIDVIDKILRSCQGSIRDCQINCCPPRYVTLTYERLARDVMERLVFSYERWAEILTRGGIERFAFFSNDGRDKVPSVILNCNSMRFLVLNNCLLEPKFSFDGCRYLKVLTLVKINFLGHPIHHAISRCVHLEKLYLFHCYGTEDLTIHVQNLKYLFTWLDTKMTIDINGPNLTAMVLVLEAEVGVKRFCVRAPNLQSFYVNTSRTWTEEMLEISNRIRSYFVQEVMNIFELCIPSNVNILALLPGSMEVHIID